A single Anopheles maculipalpis chromosome 3RL, idAnoMacuDA_375_x, whole genome shotgun sequence DNA region contains:
- the LOC126562991 gene encoding uncharacterized protein LOC126562991, giving the protein MELFASGVACVLILTVWEVVGEPEGRSNSTSKSEVEARYDHYEDIFRYWWPWFSDLWTVVAIKLKIWILLVAMHVFGDGYYWTKWNGSSVFDKSSQYVQQPPGFGWGRRRKRRDVRMNATSGNNDMAELIFDKLDINDDTCRRRIVCELYLEGKRVPEIWRVLQDSGCEVFRAYRPKISVKSSSECSKHYNCQLHKIRDDVGRLGSINGPAESDDWRWPR; this is encoded by the exons ATGGAGCTATTTGCTTCAGGTGTTGCCTGTGTGCTTATCCTAACGGTGTGGGAAGTGGTTGGAGAACCTGAAGGACGTTCTAATTCTACAAGTAAATCTGAGGTTGAAGCCCGGTACGATCACTACGAAGACATATTCCGATACT GGTGGCCATGGTTTAGTGATCTTTGGACGGTCGTTGCCATAAAGCTCAAGATCTGGATTCTTCTGGTGGCGATGCACGTGTTCGGCGATGGGTACTACTGGACCAAGTGGAATGGTTCGAGTGTGTTTGATAAGAGTAGTCAATACGTTCAACAACCTCCCGGATTTGGTTGGGGTCGTCGTCGTAAGCGTAGAGACGTTCGGATGAATGCAACAAGTGGCAACAACGACATGGCAGAGCTGATATTTGACAAACTAGACATCAATGATGATACATGTCGGAGGCGTATCGTGTGTGAACTTTATCTCGAAGGCAAGCGTGTGCCAGAAATTTGGAGAGTTTTGCAAGACTCGGGCTGTGAAGTGTTTCGTGCCTATCGGCCTAAAATTTCCGTGAAAAGTTCATCTGAGTGCAGCAAGCACTACAATTGTCAGCTGCATAAGATAAGGGATGATGTGGGGCGATTAGGATCAATTAATGGGCCAGCAGAAAGCGATGATTGGAGATGGCCACGGTAG
- the LOC126561033 gene encoding uncharacterized protein LOC126561033 — protein sequence MALRAMLVIGLLLVVGSVSARRHHHHHVEPLKYSYGIYTPTGWTVALYIWYIVKLGFILGVLLLLLFAKKWNTQRQSIVVESGPEFYHHRSLDLAEHDLFGRRDRRDASLYWNDRIDALADLLRR from the exons ATGGCGTTACGGGCTATGCTAGTGATCGGTTTGTTGCTTGTCGTCGGTAGTGTGTCCGCACGCcggcaccatcatcaccatgtGGAACCACTAAAGTATAGTTACGGAATAT ATACTCCTACTGGATGGACAGTAGCACTCTACATTTGGTACATCGTTAAGCTGGGTTTTATCTTGGGTGTTCTTCTACTGCTACtatttgccaaaaaatggAACACCCAACGGCAGTCGATTGTGGTCGAAAGTGGACCGGAATTTTA TCATCATCGTTCGTTGGACTTGGCGGAACATGATCTATTCGGACGGAGAGACAGAAGAGACGCGAGTCTTTACTGGAATGATCGAATAGATGCCTTGGCTGATTTGCTAAGACGATGA
- the LOC126561034 gene encoding uncharacterized protein LOC126561034, with amino-acid sequence MPASVLSIRWWRLVAICLLVLVLIELCTAQRVRRRHPHYPKFEILWPLHWVSAAYVWGFLKLGAIFAGLMLLFVFRNLSWSNSPTYIDHDTPVYHFRGFNAGMWDVKDTGTSNDEILYWTDKIEQAVAKFGEKRQ; translated from the exons ATGCCAGCAAGTGTATTATCGATAAGATGGTGGCGTTTAGTAGCTATTTGTTTGCTAGTGCTAGTTTTAATAGAGCTCTGTACGGCACAGCGCGTTCGTCGCCGTCATCCACATTATCCTAAATTTGAAATAC TATGGCCTTTACACTGGGTTAGTGCAGCGTACGTTTGGGGGTTCCTGAAGCTGGGTGCCATTTTTGCCGGTTTGATGCTACTGTTTGTCTTTCGCAATCTGTCCTGGAGTAACAGTCCAACGTATATCGATCACGATACGCCTGTCTA tCACTTTAGAGGCTTCAATGCTGGGATGTGGGATGTAAAGGACACCGGAACCAGTAACGATGAGATACTATATTGGACTGACAAAATTGAACAAGCTGTAGCAAAATTTGGAGAAAAGAGACaatag
- the LOC126561035 gene encoding uncharacterized protein LOC126561035 yields MAAERTILVLLVVVLGVIVEVQSSPLLEKENENDTEVASGRQRGPFHSAVYPFGWGWGIAAFVIAIVKGAFWLGIIMIWAFFKGFPAKHGCAPIILRESVPYYHDHHHDHHEEIIWDKPPHRRRSIREAVQPGEESDLLLTDMMTDLAFSFLGVHTTDCRKRFVCEVDVRAKSDFLLKLGTRMLGVDIFRKYRSPDDVSAESIEQCGELYRMCKAQGSSITMNVFEGQMQGSIDEYDDAEGNQDQQL; encoded by the exons ATGGCTGCCGAAAGAACGATACTAGTACTACTGGTGGTTGTGTTGGGAGTAATAGTTGAAGTTCAAAGTTCACCGTTactagaaaaggaaaacgagaATGATACGGAAGTAGCATCAGGAAGACAGCGAGGGCCTTTCCATTCTGCAG TTTACCCATTCGGATGGGGATGGGGCATTGCTGCGTTTGTGATAGCGATCGTGAAGGGTGCGTTCTGGCTCGGTATCATCATGATCTGGGCATTCTTTAAAGGATTCCCAGCCAAGCATGGCTGTGCACCGATTATTTTGCGAGAGTCCGTACCGTACTACCACGATCACCATCACGATCATCATGAGGAAATTATTTGGGACAAACCACCACACCGTAGGCGTTCGATCCGAGAAGCGGTACAACCGGGCGAAGAGTCCGATCTACTACTTACCGACATGATGACGGATTTGGCGTTTAGTTTTCTCGGTGTACATACGACCGATTGCCGGAagcggtttgtgtgtgaggtagaCGTGAGGGCTAAGAGTGACTTTCTGCTGAAGCTTGGTACGCGTATGTTAGGGGTAGATATCTTCCGGAAGTACCGATCGCCGGATGATGTTTCGGCTGAAAGCATTGAACAGTGTGGCGAGTTGTATCGGATGTGTAAGGCGCAAGGAAGCTCAATTACGATGAACGTGTTTGAGGGACAAATGCAAGGATCGATTGATGAGTATGATGACGCTGAAGGGAACCAGGACCAACAACTATAA
- the LOC126563410 gene encoding uncharacterized protein LOC126563410, which produces MMGKVMKLALLMLTVVLVRGSSEDTALTARSDKYYDEMWYRFWTFPVTMAIKAKVIAWILFITYFSTIMQAIVYQRSEPQLPEIYSVPDHTGWGHTSFTNWG; this is translated from the exons ATGATGGGTAAAGTGATGAAACTAGCGCTTTTGATGCTGACGGTCGTACTGGTACGGGGTAGTAGTGAGGACACAGCGCTTACAGCACGCTCCGATAAATATTACGATGAAATGT GGTATCGATTCTGGACGTTTCCCGTAACGATGGCCATTAAGGCAAAGGTGATTGCTTGGATTTTGTTCATTACCTACTTCAGCACAATCATGCAGGCGATCGTTTATCAGCGATCGGAACCACAACTACCGGAGATTTACTCCGTCCCGGATCATACTGGCTGGGG ACACACATCGTTTACAAACTGGGgttaa
- the LOC126561701 gene encoding conserved oligomeric Golgi complex subunit 5 yields the protein MTDELCDKIETDEFYKNFLADKPSPELQLTVAISDQITKLSEGIEQLSSALQKQVREQYGALLSQAKHAGTLNASIESISSHIETLRFGAERLRRQITVPYDVLETQTKVLGRLHEASHVLRQCARFLQVHKQLDSTTDLAEQASIVNELEGLMEDVDLTKIDFLREEIGTVKKAKQRLLKLANRDLFEGILKNKPDQVGVCVRIFHNLKILPKCLTNVLETFSNYLKDAIKESFAGTDVAKLRKTGFSSPAKERHESRQLKAPGKAPTLTNSSNFRTKLWQALEWLFLDEMYGHCTQVLFLQKCLLELPLGDDYILAKEFDRKFWTNLEKQLVASFKSAQSHVMQTLQQGLPKLLSLARGLETKIDQHFTFGEKVFGSLEAGYLEKCANNFKVALADIDFPNQEVIDGLVRVASTELNAAIVDPRLIGLVTGVLCVSNKDLWNKIERNVKLGSETQQVFDNPNVSQSQNITLANIIFYHHESINRLVQNLGTKFASLEASKSLTSSLVEGKTITMAILQPLIASIHSAVNVILLSMHREPGLNSNNISTAGPSLYMKELQDFIVRSWNTHILPFNDRPMIEEAGRNLAVRCIELFVQNLATIRPISMPGRQRLKADCHHLESALKPIVPDLSSLGKSFRLLRAIATLFTATPQELVEHTAEEGGVVPPYIVLFMLFGHAGNDMASPHVTAGWGNEKLLQWLESHSAERERLELITGALQKYRTVIRQKNITQYDPVYPIVTNYLENVVKHLH from the exons ATGACCGACGAATTGTGTGATAAGATTGAAACTGATG AGTTTTACAAAAACTTCCTTGCGGATAAGCCCAGCCCCGAGCTCCAGCTAACCGTGGCCATCAGTGATCAAATCACCAAACTATCCGAAGGTATCGAACAACTTTCCAGCGCTCTACAAAAGCAAGTCCGCGAACAGTACGGTGCGCTACTATCGCAGGCCAAACATGCCGGTACACTGAACGCATCGATTGAATCCATTTCGAGTCACATCGAAACCCTTCGCTTCGGTGCCGAACGTTTACGCCGGCAGATAACCGTTCCGTACGATGTTCTGGAAACACAAACCAAGGTGCTGGGACGACTACACGAAGCATCTCACGTGCTGCGCCAATGTGCCCGTTTCCTGCAGGTTCACAAACAGCTAGACAGTACGACCGATCTGGCCGAACAGGCTAGCATCGTGAACGAGCTGGAAGGTCTGATGGAAGATGTGGATCtgacaaaaattgattttcttcgtGAAGAAATAGGCACCGTGAAGAAAGCCAAACAGCGACTGCTGAAGCTAGCGAATCGCGATCTTTTCGAAGGCATCCTTAAAAACAAACCCGATCAGGTCGGTGTTTGTGTACGCATTTTTCACAATTTGAAGATTTTACCCAAGTGCCTTACCAATGTGCTGGAAACGTTCAGTAACTATCTGAAGGATGCAATAAAGGAATCCTTCGCCGGGACGGATGTGGCCAAGCTGCGCAAAACGGGTTTCTCATCACCCGCCAAAGAACGGCATGAATCACGCCAGCTGAAAGCCCCCGGTAAAGCACCGACCCTTACCAATTCATCCAACTTCCGCACGAAACTGTGGCAAGCACTGGAATGGTTGTTCCTGGACGAAATGTATGGCCACTGCACGCAAGTactatttttgcaaaaatgtcTACTCGAGCTTCCTCTCGGCGATGACTACATACTGGCAAAAGAGTTCGATCGCAAGTTTTGGACCAATCTCGAGAAACAGCTGGTGGCCTCATTCAAATCGGCTCAATCCCACGTGATGCAAACACTTCAGCAGGGTCTGCCAAAACTGCTTTCGCTTGCCCGTGGTttagaaacgaaaattgaTCAACATTTTACGTTCGGCGAGAAAGTGTTTGGTTCCCTCGAGGCGGGTTATCTGGAAAAGTGTGCCAACAACTTTAAAGTCGCACTGGCGGATATAGATtttccgaaccaggaagtcaTCGATGGATTGGTACGGGTCGCATCGACCGAGCTTAATGCGGCCATCGTTGATCCGCGCCTGATCGGTCTAGTGACGGGTGTACTGTGTGTGTCGAACAAGGATCTTTGGAACAAAATCGAACGCAACGTTAAGCTCGGTTCCGAAACACAGCAAGTGTTTG aCAACCCAAATGTATCACAGTCGCAGAACATAACCCTGGCAAATATTATCTTCTACCATCACGAATCAATCAACCGGTTGGTGCAGAATTTGGGAACGAAATTTGCCTCACTGGAAGCATCGAAAAGTTTAACATCAAGTCTTGTGGAAGGGAAAACGATAACGATGGCGATCCTACAACCCCTGATCG CATCCATCCATTCCGCGGTGAACGTCATCCTGCTCTCGATGCACCGTGAGCCGGGATTAAACTCGAACAACATTTCCACCGCCGGCCCTTCACTGTACATGAAAGAACTGCAGGACTTTATCGTTCGCTCCTGGAACACTCACATCCTACCATTTAACGATCGCCCAATGATCGAAGAAGCTGGCCGTAATCTAGCCGTTCGTTGCATTGAATTGTTCGTACAAAACTTAGCCACCATACGACCGATTTCAATGCCGGGCAGACAACGACTCAAAGCCGACTGTCACCATCTCGAGAGTGCACTGAAACCGATCGTACCGGACCTTTCCTCGTTGGGCAAAAGCTTCCGTTTGCTTCGAGCAATCGCTACACTGTTTACGGCTACCCCACAGGAGCTGGTTGAGCATACGGCCGAGGAGGGTGGTGTAGTACCGCCGTACATTGTGCTGTTTATGCTTTTCGGACACGCCGGTAATGATATGGCAAGCCCGCACGTTACAGCCGGCTGGGGCAATGAGAAGCTGCTGCAGTGGTTGGAAAGTCATTCCGCGGAAAGAGAACGATTGGAGCTAATTACGGGAGCGCTACAGAAGTATCGCACCGTGATTCGGCAGAAGAACATAACGCAGTACGATCCCGTGTATCCGATCGTGACGAACTACCTGGAGAATGTTGTTAAACATTTGCATTAA
- the LOC126563298 gene encoding 39S ribosomal protein L42, mitochondrial: MAFLGRIFRRANHFVTLKQYENVQVARGNPQDLVQKVSVAEGGNCFVAFHPKPDFPYEFSKPIDLTAPEPTANLVRDDIINSSRGALKAKHPEFVRQELSKITFTTKHRWFPRARDKRAKKTPMDRPYL; the protein is encoded by the coding sequence ATGGCGTTCCTGGGCCGTATTTTTCGACGAGCAAATCATTTCGTTACCCTAAAACAGTACGAAAACGTTCAGGTCGCTCGTGGAAATCCGCAAGACTTGGTGCAAAAGGTGTCCGTGGCTGAAGGTGGCAACTGTTTTGTGGCGTTCCATCCCAAACCAGACTTCCCGTACGAGTTCAGCAAACCGATTGATCTAACTGCACCGGAACCGACCGCCAATCTGGTACGAGATGACATAATCAACAGTAGCCGGGGAGCGCTGAAAGCGAAGCATCCCGAATTTGTACGCCAGGAGCTAAGCAAAATTACCTTCACAACGAAACACCGATGGTTCCCGAGGGCGCGCGATAAGCGGGCGAAAAAGACACCCATGGATCGGCCATACCTGTAG
- the LOC126561036 gene encoding cyclin-dependent kinase 10, producing the protein MASDYADYRDPNRPVQRKGMLMNFRTKGYVEIRPQDVYGKCRYVSSFQKLNRVGEGTYGIVFRARDTNTNEIVALKKVRIDQDIFKDGFPISGLREIQILKNCNHDNIVRLKEVVVGNSLESIFLVMEFCEQDLASLLDNMETPFTESQVKCIIIQLLKGLKYLHSKYIIHRDLKVSNLLLTDTGCLKIADFGLARYVNDSTKPMTPGLVTLWYRPPELLFGAKTQTTAVDMWATGCILGELLIHKPLLPGTSEISQIEHIINLLGTPTVAIWPEFDSLPLVQNFTLREQPYNNLKSRFPFLSASGYELLNNLFMYNPACRASARHCLLSTYLVEPPLPCDPNLMPTFPHHRDMKKTTPNKPEEPRKRTSALSNNKAPFDGSQPPTISDLLGSLIKKRRFD; encoded by the exons ATGGCTTCAG ATTATGCCGATTACCGGGATCCGAATCGACCTGTGCAACGCAAAGGGATGCTGATGAATTTTCGCACGAAAGGGTATGTGGAAATTCGTCCACAAGATGTC TATGGAAAGTGTCGTTACGTATCATCCTTCCAGAAATTGAATCGTGTCGGGGAAGGCACATACGGAATTGTGT TTCGGGCTCGTGATACCAACACAAATGAAATTGTAGCCCTCAAGAAGGTTCGCATCGATCAGGACATATTCAAGGATGGATTCCCAATCAGCGGTTTGCGCGAGATACAGATTCTCAAAAATTGTAACCATGATAACATCGTCCGTCTAAAGGAGGTTGTGGTGGGCAACAGTCTCGAAAGCATTTTCCTCGTAATGGAGTTTTGTGAGCAGGATCTTGCCTCTCTGCTCGATAACATGGAAACACCGTTCACGGAATCGCAGGTCAAATGCATCATCATACAGCTGCTGAAAGGTTTAAAGTATCTGCACTCGAAGTACATCATACACCGAGATCTGAAGGTATCAAACCTGTTGCTTACGGATACGGGTTGCCTGAAGATAGCCGATTTCGGTTTGGCACGCTATGTAAATGACTCCACCAAACCGATGACACCAGGGCTGGTGACACTCTGGTACCGACCACCGGAACTGCTTTTTGGTgccaaaacacaaaccaccgCTGTAGATATGTGGGCAACGGGATGTATTTTAGGTGAACTGTTGATTCACAAACCGCTCCTTCCTGGGACGAGTGAAATTTCCCAAATTGAACACATCATTAATCTGCTCGGCACACCGACGGTGGCTATTTGGCCCGAGTTCGATAGTTTGCCGCTGGTACAAAACTTCACGCTCAGAGAGCAACCGTACAACAATCTGAAAAGCAGATTTCCCTTTCTTTCGGCGAGTGGGTACGAGCTGCTTAACAATTTGTTCATGTACAATCCGGCCTGTCGGGCATCGGCAAGGCATTGTCTTCTAAGCACATATCTGGTGGAACCACCGCTTC CGTGTGATCCCAACCTGATGCCAACGTTTCCTCATCATCGGGATATGAAGAAAACCACTCCAAACAAACCGGAAGAACCGCGCAAACGCACCAGTGCCCTTTCGAACAACAAGGCCCCTTTCGACGGAAGCCAACCACCAACTATTTCGGACTTGCTAGGCTCTCTGATTAAGAAACGACGCTTCGACTAG
- the LOC126562891 gene encoding dynein regulatory complex subunit 4, giving the protein MSREQLEQFALKLRNEMEREREERNFFQLERDKLRTYWEITRKQLEEAKAVIRGKERDVEVAQELADQDTKNVMQEMKHLQYEHQSHIGELRAEMMTQLKMAQEDHTLQERELLNDKRDLKRLLREKEENTELEIQQLKLKHSELLSVERAKFQEEIEAMTKLFEQRLGSYKEEAEVRHEMELSEVEERKNGQIAELISTNEQAYREMKSYYNAITQNNLALINSMKEEMEEMRLQSDKDLKSFSEVMAENKRLTEPLKSSQAELVELRKKLQYYDRDKATLNRVKTRLNSTQKQLSSLKLEQDVLQMRCEMLVEERDQLKRLFEKSMLELQQKSGLKNSLLERKLEYIEKQTEQREAILGEVLSLAGIEPQSLSVRIEKLLVQKNDKIQALRYDLARVSKMYDDLLSLIEGKLVKYGITLKDLELTNLRQEK; this is encoded by the coding sequence ATGTCCCGGGAGCAGCTGGAACAGTTCGCGCTCAAGCTCCGCAATGAGATGGAGCGTGAGCGAGAGGAGCGCAACTTCTTTCAGCTCGAACGTGACAAGTTGCGAACATACTGGGAAATTACACGCAAACAGCTGGAAGAAGCGAAAGCTGTCATCCGCGGTAAGGAGCGTGATGTCGAGGTAGCCCAAGAGTTGGCCGATCAGGACACCAAGAATGTGATGCAGGAGATGAAACATCTGCAGTACGAACATCAGTCCCACATTGGAGAGCTACGTGCGGAAATGATGACGCAGCTCAAGATGGCTCAGGAAGATCATACGCTACAGGAGCGAGAACTGCTGAACGACAAGCGTGACCTGAAGCGATTGTTGCGtgagaaggaagaaaatactGAGCTAGAGATACAGCAGCTAAAATTAAAGCACAGTGAGCTGTTGAGTGTAGAGCGTGCCAAGTTTCAGGAAGAAATCGAAGCCATGACGAAGCTGTTTGAGCAGCGTCTCGGAAGCTACAAAGAGGAGGCTGAGGTACGCCACGAAATGGAACTATCGGAGGTGGAGGAGCGTAAGAATGGGCAGATCGCTGAGCTGATCAGTACGAACGAGCAGGCATATCGGGAAATGAAGAGCTATTACAATGCAATCACCCAGAACAATTTGGCACTGATCAACAGTATGAAAGAGGAAATGGAGGAGATGCGTCTACAGTCGGATAAGGATCTCAAGAGCTTCAGTGAGGTAATGGCGGAGAATAAGCGACTGACCGAGCCACTCAAGAGTTCCCAGGCCGAGCTGGTGGAGTTGCGCAAGAAGCTGCAGTACTACGATCGGGATAAGGCCACACTGAACCGGGTGAAGACACGCTTGAATAGCACCCAAAAGCAGCTGTCCAGCTTGAAGTTGGAGCAGGACGTGTTGCAGATGCGCTGTGAGATGCTGGTAGAAGAGAGGGATCAGTTGAAGcgattgtttgaaaaatcgaTGCTAGAATTGCAGCAGAAATCGGGACTCAAAAACTCACTACTGGAACGCAAGCTGGAGTACATCGAGAAGCAGACGGAGCAGCGTGAAGCCATTCTTGGTGAAGTGCTATCGTTGGCTGGCATTGAACCTCAATCGTTGAGTGTCCGAATCGAGAAGCTACTGGTGCAGAAGAATGACAAAATTCAGGCACTACGGTACGACCTAGCTCGAGTGAGTAAGATGTATGATGATCTTCTGTCGCTAATCGAGGGTAAGCTGGTAAAATACGGCATCACTCTGAAGGATCTGGAACTAACGAACCTTCGGCAGGAAAAATAG